One window of the Actinomyces wuliandei genome contains the following:
- the pgsA gene encoding CDP-diacylglycerol--glycerol-3-phosphate 3-phosphatidyltransferase has translation MSATPAPDLPSEQPPLLNIANVLTVLRLLLVPVFVWLMLLPGGAARVAALVVFCVAAVTDRLDGQLARSRNLVTSFGKLADPVADKALTLSAFVLLSIDGTLWWWVTALIVMRELGITAMRFVMLRRAVMAASRGGKVKTTLQMIGLIGLLAPWGLFLSASVAGLLVQVFYGVIAAALVVTVVTGLDYVRQAVALSRARVVQG, from the coding sequence ATGAGCGCAACCCCGGCCCCCGACCTGCCGTCTGAGCAGCCTCCCCTGCTTAACATCGCCAACGTCCTGACCGTCCTGCGACTACTTCTTGTCCCGGTCTTTGTCTGGCTCATGCTGCTTCCGGGAGGCGCTGCGCGGGTGGCTGCCCTCGTGGTCTTCTGCGTCGCGGCCGTCACCGACCGTCTCGACGGACAGCTGGCCCGGTCCCGGAACCTGGTGACCAGCTTCGGGAAGCTGGCTGACCCGGTGGCGGACAAGGCACTGACGCTGTCGGCCTTCGTCCTTCTCAGCATTGACGGGACCCTGTGGTGGTGGGTGACCGCGCTGATCGTGATGCGAGAGCTGGGGATCACGGCGATGCGCTTCGTGATGCTGCGTCGCGCTGTCATGGCGGCGTCACGTGGCGGCAAGGTCAAGACGACCCTCCAGATGATCGGGCTGATCGGGCTGCTCGCTCCCTGGGGCCTGTTTCTGTCCGCCTCTGTCGCAGGTCTCCTGGTGCAGGTCTTCTATGGTGTTATTGCCGCCGCGCTGGTGGTCACGGTGGTCACCGGCCTGGACTACGTGCGCCAGGCGGTGGCTCTGTCCCGCGCGAGGGTGGTACAGGGGTGA
- a CDS encoding CinA family protein: MTKHVTREMAEEVRQAAERLLHEAGRRHLTLAVAESLTGGMVASALADVPGASRVLVGAVVAYATRVKHQVLGVDPVRLAEVGPVDSVVAEQMAAGVSRLMGADLGVATTGVAGPGSADGHEAGTVYLAVVSGRGARLQGLRLPGGRTQVRYATTVKALEMVTQLLTSGVPGEGGRQTEGD, from the coding sequence ATGACTAAGCACGTGACTAGGGAGATGGCTGAGGAGGTGCGCCAGGCTGCGGAGCGCCTGCTGCACGAGGCTGGTCGACGGCACCTGACCCTGGCGGTGGCGGAGTCCCTGACCGGAGGCATGGTGGCCTCGGCTCTTGCTGACGTGCCCGGTGCCTCTCGTGTGCTCGTCGGTGCCGTCGTGGCCTATGCCACGAGGGTCAAGCACCAGGTCCTTGGCGTCGACCCGGTGCGCCTGGCGGAGGTCGGCCCGGTGGACAGTGTTGTTGCCGAGCAGATGGCGGCAGGGGTGTCGCGTCTCATGGGTGCCGATCTTGGTGTGGCCACAACCGGTGTCGCCGGACCGGGCAGTGCTGACGGTCACGAGGCGGGCACGGTCTACCTCGCGGTAGTCTCCGGCCGGGGTGCGCGGCTCCAGGGGCTGCGCCTTCCGGGCGGGCGGACACAGGTGCGGTACGCGACGACGGTCAAGGCGCTTGAGATGGTGACGCAGCTCCTGACCTCTGGTGTGCCGGGTGAGGGCGGTCGGCAGACCGAGGGGGACTGA
- a CDS encoding helix-turn-helix domain-containing protein, with amino-acid sequence MNNVTRTRTTRPLSKMPMQGASTTGYAAAVDTTKQDNVLLRREIGEVLRSVRQHQGRTLREVSSQARVSLGYLSEVERGQKEASSELLASICQALGAPLSTVLREVSDRIALTEGVVIPDTVPDELIRQQSASLH; translated from the coding sequence ATGAACAACGTGACTCGCACCCGCACCACCCGTCCGCTCAGCAAGATGCCGATGCAGGGCGCGTCCACAACGGGCTATGCTGCTGCCGTGGACACGACCAAGCAAGATAATGTCCTCCTGCGCCGGGAGATTGGTGAGGTGCTCCGTTCGGTGCGTCAGCATCAGGGCCGTACCCTTCGAGAGGTCTCCAGTCAGGCACGTGTGTCCCTGGGCTACCTGTCTGAGGTGGAGAGGGGGCAGAAGGAGGCCTCCTCCGAGCTGCTGGCCTCGATCTGCCAGGCACTGGGGGCGCCGCTGTCCACGGTGCTGCGTGAGGTCTCTGACAGGATCGCCCTGACCGAGGGTGTCGTCATCCCTGACACTGTCCCTGACGAGCTGATCCGTCAGCAGAGTGCCTCTCTACACTGA
- a CDS encoding DUF3046 domain-containing protein — protein MRYSEFWEAVEAVFGSGYGRSLAQDLVLPGLGATCLEALADGVAPRRVWHALCDETQRSDAERWVLRDDSRRRSRLPDKTL, from the coding sequence GTGAGGTACTCGGAGTTCTGGGAGGCGGTGGAGGCTGTCTTCGGGTCCGGCTACGGCCGCTCCCTGGCTCAGGACCTGGTTCTGCCCGGCCTGGGGGCGACCTGCCTGGAGGCGCTGGCTGACGGCGTCGCTCCCCGGAGGGTGTGGCACGCCCTGTGCGACGAGACGCAGCGAAGTGACGCGGAGCGGTGGGTGCTGCGCGACGACTCCCGGCGACGGTCACGCTTGCCTGACAAGACTCTGTGA
- the recA gene encoding recombinase RecA: MPAATQTQDRSKALATALAQIDKSFGKGSVMRLGDDTRPPVSVIPTGSVALDVALGVGGLPRGRIIEVYGPESSGKTTVALHAVASAQAAGGNAAFIDAEHALDPVYAQALGVDIDNLLVSQPDTGEQALEITDMLVRSGGLDIIVIDSVAALVPKAEIEGEMGDSHVGLQARLMSQALRKITGALSSTGTTAIFINQLREKIGVFFGNPETTTGGKALKFYSSVRLDVRRTQTLKDGDQPVGNRTRVKVVKNKMAPPFKQAEFDILYGQGISREGSLLDLGVEHAVVRKSGAWFTYGEDQLGQGKENARTFLKDNPQLAAEIEEKILAALGIGEPGRRAREEAAQEEAQAALQAAGGGATASPQADPPAETPRARGRGRKTAREPGGRAKGSATRGGGRQASEAGMAAAKATTDPAEAAETIFGEDAGGF; this comes from the coding sequence ATGCCTGCAGCCACCCAGACCCAGGACCGTTCCAAGGCCTTGGCCACCGCCCTCGCACAGATTGACAAGTCCTTCGGCAAGGGCTCCGTCATGCGCCTGGGTGACGACACACGCCCGCCGGTGTCCGTCATCCCCACCGGTTCGGTCGCCCTGGACGTGGCGCTGGGTGTGGGGGGGCTCCCCCGGGGCCGTATTATCGAGGTCTACGGACCGGAGTCCTCAGGGAAGACGACCGTGGCCCTCCACGCCGTGGCCAGCGCGCAGGCTGCTGGCGGCAACGCGGCCTTCATCGACGCCGAGCACGCCCTGGACCCGGTCTATGCCCAGGCCCTGGGGGTGGATATCGACAACCTCCTGGTCTCTCAGCCTGACACTGGTGAGCAGGCCCTGGAGATCACCGACATGCTGGTGCGCTCGGGAGGACTGGACATTATCGTCATCGACTCCGTCGCCGCCCTGGTGCCCAAGGCGGAGATCGAGGGGGAGATGGGGGACTCCCACGTCGGCCTGCAGGCCCGGCTGATGAGCCAGGCGCTGCGCAAGATCACCGGAGCGCTGTCCTCGACAGGCACCACGGCTATCTTTATCAACCAGTTGCGGGAGAAGATCGGCGTCTTCTTCGGTAACCCGGAGACCACGACGGGGGGGAAGGCGCTGAAGTTCTACTCCTCGGTGCGCCTGGACGTGCGCCGCACCCAGACCCTCAAGGACGGTGACCAGCCCGTGGGCAACCGGACCCGGGTCAAGGTCGTCAAGAACAAGATGGCCCCGCCCTTCAAGCAGGCTGAGTTCGACATCCTCTACGGCCAGGGGATCTCCCGGGAGGGAAGCCTGCTGGACCTGGGGGTCGAGCACGCGGTGGTGCGCAAGTCCGGTGCCTGGTTCACCTACGGGGAGGACCAGCTGGGCCAGGGCAAGGAGAACGCGCGCACCTTCCTCAAGGACAACCCCCAGCTTGCTGCGGAGATCGAGGAGAAGATCCTGGCCGCCCTGGGGATTGGTGAGCCGGGGCGCCGGGCTCGTGAGGAGGCCGCCCAGGAGGAGGCGCAGGCCGCGCTGCAGGCTGCAGGTGGGGGTGCAACCGCCTCGCCGCAGGCTGACCCACCTGCTGAGACGCCCCGGGCGCGGGGGCGGGGTAGGAAGACCGCGCGGGAGCCCGGCGGCCGGGCCAAGGGGTCTGCCACCAGGGGTGGCGGCAGACAGGCCTCGGAGGCTGGGATGGCAGCCGCCAAGGCCACCACGGACCCCGCAGAGGCCGCAGAGACCATCTTTGGTGAGGACGCGGGCGGCTTCTGA
- a CDS encoding regulatory protein RecX, whose protein sequence is MPWLAADPRAEAVEAARDIVLRRLDRSAVPRAALASLLERKGVDPSVAAEVLDRLEAAGVVDDQAYAATLARTRFAEKGVARRAVAEELRRKGVEEEAVSCALEQITSEDEEAAALRLARRRAATMTALPAAVRRRRLSAYLGRKGYGHELTLRAVALAVPEAGDESAYESA, encoded by the coding sequence ATGCCGTGGCTTGCTGCGGACCCCCGCGCTGAGGCGGTCGAGGCCGCCCGTGACATCGTCCTGCGTCGCCTCGACCGCAGTGCGGTACCCCGGGCTGCCCTGGCCTCCCTGCTGGAGCGCAAGGGTGTGGACCCCTCGGTCGCCGCAGAGGTCCTGGACCGGCTGGAGGCGGCAGGAGTTGTCGACGACCAGGCCTACGCCGCCACCCTGGCCCGCACGCGGTTCGCAGAGAAAGGTGTGGCAAGGCGGGCCGTCGCTGAGGAGCTGCGACGCAAGGGCGTGGAGGAGGAGGCTGTCTCCTGCGCCCTGGAGCAGATCACCTCTGAGGACGAGGAGGCGGCAGCGCTGCGCCTGGCACGCAGACGTGCGGCCACCATGACCGCTCTTCCGGCCGCCGTGCGGCGGCGGCGCCTCAGCGCCTACCTGGGGCGCAAGGGGTACGGCCACGAGCTGACCCTGCGCGCTGTGGCCCTGGCGGTGCCGGAGGCCGGGGACGAGTCTGCATACGAGTCCGCGTAG
- a CDS encoding ABC transporter substrate-binding protein: MTPTFFRRTGLARTDGSGPAAAPSSLLLTRRTALSALAASTTALTLGACAQRSSDGDASTIDYWLWDASQLPGYQQCAKVFEEKTGITVRITQLGWDDYWTKLTAGLLAGTAPDVFTDHIARFAQLADLDVLVPLEEQPAWAEVDESAFQEGLIDLWKGEDGHQYGCPKDWDTEAVFYNKDMVAQAGLTEEDLATWEWNPEDGGTFEKILARLTVDRNGVRGDEEGFDPQHVATYGIGIQDSGGSDGQTQWSPFTGTLGDWMYTDQETWGTRYRYDDPQFQKTIDWYFGLVRKGYMNPNGAFSDATGTDVQIGSGKVALAIHGAWMFNTFAGLDVNIGITTTPRGPNGTSASLLNGLGDSIVKQSTKIEAASKWVAFLGTAEAQDIIASQGVVFPAIASSTQKAVAVFEETGLPTRPFTKHVEEGTTFFFPLTYFGSDVTAIMTPAMEDVWANGVPASSLTGYNEQVNLLFETSTHEDEE; encoded by the coding sequence ATGACCCCCACATTCTTCAGACGCACTGGCCTCGCACGCACTGACGGCTCCGGCCCCGCTGCAGCGCCCTCCTCCCTCCTGCTGACCAGACGGACCGCGCTGTCAGCCCTAGCCGCCTCCACTACCGCTCTGACCCTGGGTGCCTGCGCCCAGAGGTCCTCTGACGGGGACGCCAGCACCATCGACTACTGGCTCTGGGACGCCAGCCAGCTGCCCGGGTACCAGCAGTGCGCGAAGGTCTTCGAGGAGAAGACCGGGATCACGGTGCGTATCACCCAGCTCGGCTGGGACGACTACTGGACCAAGCTGACTGCGGGCCTCCTGGCGGGGACCGCCCCGGACGTCTTCACCGACCACATCGCCCGCTTCGCTCAGCTTGCGGACCTGGACGTCCTGGTCCCCCTGGAGGAGCAGCCCGCCTGGGCCGAGGTTGACGAGTCAGCCTTCCAGGAGGGCCTTATCGACCTGTGGAAGGGTGAGGACGGCCACCAGTACGGCTGCCCTAAGGACTGGGACACCGAGGCAGTCTTCTACAACAAGGACATGGTGGCCCAGGCCGGCCTCACCGAGGAGGACCTGGCAACCTGGGAGTGGAACCCCGAGGACGGGGGCACCTTCGAGAAGATCCTGGCCAGGCTCACCGTGGACCGCAACGGGGTGCGCGGGGACGAGGAGGGCTTCGACCCCCAGCACGTCGCCACCTACGGCATCGGTATCCAGGACTCTGGGGGCTCTGACGGCCAGACCCAGTGGAGCCCCTTCACCGGCACCCTGGGGGACTGGATGTACACCGACCAGGAGACCTGGGGCACCCGTTACCGCTATGACGACCCCCAGTTCCAGAAGACCATCGACTGGTACTTCGGCCTGGTGCGCAAGGGGTACATGAACCCCAACGGCGCCTTCTCCGACGCCACGGGCACCGACGTCCAGATCGGCTCGGGCAAGGTTGCCCTGGCCATCCACGGCGCCTGGATGTTCAATACCTTCGCGGGCCTGGACGTCAACATCGGGATCACCACCACGCCCAGGGGCCCCAACGGCACCTCCGCCTCCCTGCTCAACGGGCTGGGTGACTCCATCGTCAAGCAGTCCACGAAGATCGAGGCCGCCTCCAAGTGGGTGGCATTCCTGGGAACCGCTGAGGCACAGGACATCATCGCCTCCCAGGGGGTGGTCTTCCCGGCGATCGCCTCCTCCACCCAGAAGGCTGTGGCCGTGTTCGAGGAGACGGGCCTGCCCACGCGGCCCTTCACCAAGCACGTGGAGGAGGGGACCACCTTCTTCTTCCCCCTGACCTACTTTGGCTCCGACGTCACCGCCATCATGACGCCCGCGATGGAGGACGTGTGGGCCAACGGGGTGCCGGCCTCCTCCCTCACCGGCTACAACGAGCAGGTGAACCTGCTCTTCGAGACCTCCACGCACGAGGACGAGGAGTAG
- a CDS encoding carbohydrate ABC transporter permease translates to MSTDTTSTAVAGAGRAATGTIAPATAPRSATSEERRLNLGRALAWVAMSLVIIMTILPFYWVLRTALSSNAGLASDPTSVLPVDTNLRGFARVFGMQSTEEAIADGGSGASMNFWLYLRNSVIVATLVTVCQVFFSAMAAYSFARLRWPGRDTVFSVFLAALMVPSIFTLLPNFVLVRQLGLIDTLLGVAMPTMFMTPFAVFFLKQFFMNIPSELEEAALLDGASKIRVFFQLILPMARAPITTLAILTYITAWNDYFWPLLVSYTDSSQVLTVAVAVFKSQTPQTGPDWSALMAATLVAALPMLLLFMAAARRIVNSIGFTGIK, encoded by the coding sequence ATGAGCACAGACACCACCAGCACAGCCGTGGCGGGAGCCGGGAGGGCCGCGACCGGGACCATAGCACCGGCCACTGCGCCCAGGAGCGCCACCTCCGAGGAACGGCGCCTCAACCTGGGACGGGCACTGGCCTGGGTCGCCATGTCCCTGGTCATCATCATGACGATCCTCCCCTTCTACTGGGTGCTGCGCACCGCCCTGTCCTCCAACGCCGGGCTGGCCTCGGACCCCACCTCCGTGCTGCCGGTGGACACCAACCTGCGCGGGTTCGCCCGGGTCTTCGGCATGCAGTCCACCGAGGAGGCCATCGCCGACGGTGGCTCCGGCGCCTCAATGAACTTCTGGCTCTACCTGCGCAACTCCGTCATCGTGGCCACCCTGGTCACCGTCTGCCAGGTCTTCTTCTCCGCCATGGCGGCCTACTCCTTCGCCCGCCTGCGCTGGCCAGGCCGGGACACCGTCTTCTCGGTCTTCCTGGCCGCGCTCATGGTGCCGTCGATCTTCACGCTCCTGCCGAACTTCGTGCTCGTCAGGCAGCTGGGACTCATTGACACCCTGCTGGGCGTAGCCATGCCAACAATGTTCATGACCCCCTTCGCGGTCTTCTTCCTCAAGCAGTTCTTCATGAACATCCCCAGTGAGCTGGAGGAGGCGGCCCTGCTGGACGGCGCCTCGAAGATCCGCGTGTTCTTCCAGCTGATCCTGCCCATGGCCAGGGCCCCGATCACCACGCTGGCGATCCTGACCTACATCACCGCCTGGAACGACTACTTCTGGCCCCTGCTGGTGTCCTACACCGACTCCTCCCAGGTGCTGACGGTGGCCGTGGCCGTCTTCAAGTCCCAGACCCCCCAGACCGGCCCCGACTGGTCCGCTCTCATGGCAGCCACCCTGGTGGCCGCCCTGCCCATGCTGCTGCTGTTCATGGCTGCGGCCAGGCGCATCGTCAACTCCATCGGCTTCACCGGGATCAAGTGA
- a CDS encoding carbohydrate ABC transporter permease, with product MSTSTPVARQASRRPRSDLRLGLAFIVPATIGLVAFFLWPLARGIWLSFTEYNLLTPEQFTGLSNYQRMASDSTFWNAVWVTLEYVVINIGLQTVLALAIAVLMQRLTQSTLVRSIVLTPYLVSNVVVAMLWLWILDNTLGISNELIQGLTGERVNFFSSALAIPTIAVINVWRHVGYTALLIFAGLQSIPATVYEAGKVDGASEWTMFWRITVPLLRPILALVLIMTMIGSFQVFDTVSVTTQGGPVNASRVLQYYIYDMAFDRFQFGYASAMAVGLLVVLAVITVAQYRMTRANETDLD from the coding sequence ATGTCAACCTCGACCCCGGTCGCGCGACAAGCCAGTCGCAGACCCCGCTCCGACCTCAGGCTGGGCCTGGCCTTCATCGTCCCCGCGACGATCGGCCTGGTCGCCTTCTTCCTCTGGCCGCTGGCCCGCGGTATCTGGCTCTCGTTCACCGAGTACAACCTGCTCACCCCCGAGCAGTTCACGGGGTTGTCCAACTACCAGCGCATGGCCTCCGACTCGACCTTCTGGAACGCCGTGTGGGTGACCCTGGAGTACGTCGTCATCAACATCGGCCTCCAGACGGTCCTGGCCCTGGCCATCGCCGTACTCATGCAGCGCCTGACCCAGTCCACTCTGGTGCGCTCGATCGTACTGACCCCCTACCTGGTCTCCAACGTGGTCGTCGCCATGCTGTGGCTGTGGATCCTCGACAACACGCTGGGTATCTCCAACGAGCTCATCCAGGGCCTAACCGGTGAGCGGGTGAACTTCTTCTCCTCGGCCCTGGCCATCCCCACCATCGCCGTCATCAACGTGTGGCGGCACGTGGGCTACACGGCCCTGCTCATCTTTGCCGGGCTCCAGTCGATCCCGGCCACCGTCTACGAGGCGGGCAAGGTGGACGGTGCCAGCGAGTGGACCATGTTCTGGCGTATCACGGTCCCGCTGCTGCGTCCCATCCTGGCCCTGGTGCTCATCATGACGATGATCGGCTCCTTCCAGGTCTTCGACACGGTGTCGGTAACCACCCAGGGAGGTCCGGTCAACGCCAGCCGGGTGCTGCAGTACTACATCTACGACATGGCCTTCGACCGCTTCCAGTTCGGCTACGCCTCGGCCATGGCCGTGGGGCTGCTGGTGGTCCTGGCCGTCATCACGGTCGCGCAGTACCGCATGACCCGCGCCAACGAGACGGACCTGGACTGA
- a CDS encoding alpha-galactosidase, with protein MTLHLRNAGTSLVLDLPEDRLPVVRHWGPDLGDVEGAELADAAAAARTSLGSNTHWMLNDLPVLPLPHLGWSARPAVGVSRTDGDAFSPHPTSLSHEYSQEVAPTGTTHRVRSLATDPVHLLTLGTELRLEPSGLVRLRAWVSDDRDDHDDRDGRPAGSEGADLVVTELTPVMPVPDAAVELLDTSGHHLLERQLVRTPFSPGARVRESWEGRPGHDAATWLAAGTRGFGWRSGRVHAVHLGWSGNSRHLALSTTAGPKLLGAGELLLPGEVTLGPGEVYTTPWVYFSWGEGLDALSHRSHDWLRSLPSHPQRPRPVLLNTWEAVYFDHDLDTLKELADAAAQVGIERYVLDDGWFGSRRDDTSGLGDWQVSAQAWPQGLEPLAEHVRSLGMEFGLWFEPEMINTDSDLARAHPEWILSDGAGGAPEHRHQRVLDLTAPGAWDYLLEAISSLVERLGIAYIKWDHNSPLLSPGHMTPNPGLGTRLGAAAVHDQTLAYYRLLDALHERFPELEIESCAGGGGRVDLGVAERVQRVWASDCIDAHDRHDIQRGTSLLLPPELVGTHVGSGRAHTTLRDLDLDFRVGTALWGHMGVEWDLTAADEPTRQRLAAVIALHKELRGLLHSGRTVHADLDQDEALRIEGVVADDGSQALFEIACLAQPLTWPTAPRPLPGLDPGRRYHVRLAAPPYPELGYQAGWMGEDGVVLPGSFLTTTGLALPVLHPDHLVLVRATASD; from the coding sequence ATGACCCTCCACCTGCGCAACGCGGGCACCTCCCTGGTCCTGGACCTCCCCGAGGACCGTCTCCCGGTGGTGCGCCACTGGGGCCCGGACCTCGGCGACGTCGAGGGCGCTGAGCTGGCTGACGCGGCCGCAGCCGCACGCACCAGCCTGGGCAGCAACACCCACTGGATGCTCAACGACCTGCCGGTCCTCCCCCTGCCCCACCTGGGCTGGTCCGCCCGCCCGGCGGTGGGGGTGTCGCGCACCGACGGCGACGCCTTCTCCCCCCACCCCACCAGCCTCTCCCACGAGTACTCCCAGGAGGTGGCTCCCACCGGCACCACCCACCGGGTCCGCTCGCTCGCCACCGACCCGGTCCACCTCCTCACCCTGGGCACCGAGCTGCGGCTGGAGCCCTCCGGCCTGGTGCGCCTGCGGGCCTGGGTCAGTGACGACCGCGACGACCATGACGACCGCGATGGCCGCCCTGCCGGGAGCGAGGGAGCAGACCTGGTGGTCACCGAGCTCACCCCGGTCATGCCCGTGCCCGACGCCGCGGTAGAGCTCCTGGACACCAGCGGGCACCACCTCCTGGAGCGCCAACTGGTCCGCACCCCTTTCTCTCCCGGTGCGCGGGTCCGCGAGTCCTGGGAGGGACGCCCCGGCCACGACGCCGCCACCTGGCTGGCAGCAGGCACCCGGGGCTTCGGCTGGCGCAGCGGGCGGGTCCACGCGGTCCACCTGGGCTGGTCCGGCAACAGCCGCCACCTGGCGCTGAGCACCACCGCAGGCCCCAAGCTCCTCGGCGCCGGGGAGCTGCTCCTGCCCGGCGAGGTGACTCTGGGACCAGGGGAGGTCTACACCACGCCGTGGGTGTACTTCTCCTGGGGGGAGGGACTGGACGCCCTGTCCCACCGCAGCCACGACTGGCTGCGGTCCCTGCCCTCCCACCCTCAGCGCCCCCGCCCCGTCCTCCTCAACACCTGGGAGGCGGTCTACTTCGACCACGACCTCGACACGCTCAAAGAGCTCGCCGACGCGGCCGCCCAGGTCGGTATCGAGCGCTACGTGCTGGACGACGGGTGGTTCGGCTCCCGGCGCGACGACACCTCCGGCCTGGGTGACTGGCAGGTCTCCGCCCAGGCCTGGCCCCAGGGGCTGGAGCCCCTGGCGGAGCACGTGCGCTCCCTGGGCATGGAGTTCGGGCTGTGGTTCGAGCCGGAGATGATCAACACCGACTCCGACCTGGCCCGGGCACACCCTGAGTGGATCCTCTCCGACGGTGCCGGGGGCGCCCCCGAGCACCGTCACCAGCGGGTCCTGGACCTGACCGCCCCGGGTGCCTGGGACTACCTCCTGGAGGCGATCTCCTCCCTGGTGGAGCGCCTGGGCATCGCCTACATCAAGTGGGACCACAACTCCCCCCTCCTGTCCCCGGGGCACATGACACCCAACCCCGGGCTGGGGACCCGGCTGGGGGCTGCGGCGGTGCACGACCAGACCCTGGCCTACTACCGCCTGCTGGACGCCCTGCACGAACGCTTCCCGGAGCTGGAGATCGAGTCCTGCGCGGGTGGGGGCGGGCGCGTGGACCTGGGCGTAGCAGAGCGGGTCCAGCGCGTGTGGGCCTCGGACTGCATCGACGCCCACGACCGCCACGACATCCAGCGAGGCACCTCACTCCTGCTGCCTCCCGAGCTCGTGGGGACCCACGTGGGCTCGGGCCGCGCCCACACCACGCTGCGCGACCTCGACCTCGACTTCCGGGTCGGCACGGCCCTGTGGGGCCACATGGGCGTGGAGTGGGACCTCACCGCCGCCGACGAGCCCACGCGCCAGCGCCTGGCTGCCGTCATCGCGCTGCACAAGGAGCTGCGCGGGCTCCTCCACTCCGGGCGGACGGTCCACGCCGACCTCGACCAGGACGAGGCCCTGCGCATTGAGGGCGTCGTCGCCGACGACGGCTCCCAGGCCCTGTTCGAGATCGCCTGCCTGGCCCAGCCCCTGACCTGGCCCACTGCGCCACGGCCGCTTCCCGGCCTGGACCCGGGCCGTCGCTACCACGTCCGCCTGGCGGCGCCCCCCTACCCCGAGCTGGGGTACCAGGCCGGGTGGATGGGCGAGGACGGTGTCGTCCTGCCGGGGTCGTTCCTGACCACCACGGGCCTGGCTCTTCCTGTCCTCCACCCCGACCACCTGGTCCTGGTACGCGCCACCGCCTCGGACTGA
- a CDS encoding ROK family transcriptional regulator: MRSTAGSGRTLGARVLVALVASGPLSRAELGERLGLSAATTTRTVRPLLESGKVVEQPPEEQAGPGRPTRTLAVVEDCATFLGVKLTADRLYAVLTSPVGTVLEQEAVPLEHTDPEAVVARVASVAAGLGARRGRVPDAIGISLGAAVAGDSVVKVAAFLGWREVPLAGLVSSATGVACTVANDVRAFACAEAWFGVGRGADPFALVTLGEGIGCGLVVGGEVVSGARGAAGSVGHLPLAEDGPRCEMGHAGCVRALASTAGITASVARRLGRAVTMEEVMEPGLRSHPEVREVLHQASRAAGRLVGTLVAFADPALTVVSGEGVAVLQAHRDVFEAEVARLRHWSASPAAVQLRPFEFEEWARGAAALAVDRWADLAGAR; this comes from the coding sequence GTGAGGTCTACGGCAGGTAGCGGACGCACGCTGGGGGCGCGGGTCCTGGTGGCACTGGTGGCCTCCGGCCCCCTCAGCCGCGCCGAGCTCGGTGAGCGCTTGGGGCTGTCCGCAGCCACGACGACCCGCACGGTGCGTCCGCTGCTGGAGTCCGGGAAGGTGGTCGAGCAGCCTCCCGAGGAGCAGGCGGGGCCGGGACGGCCGACCCGGACCCTGGCTGTGGTGGAGGACTGCGCCACCTTCCTGGGGGTCAAGCTCACGGCCGACCGGCTCTACGCGGTGCTGACCTCGCCGGTAGGGACTGTCCTGGAGCAGGAGGCTGTCCCCCTGGAGCACACGGACCCCGAGGCCGTGGTGGCGAGGGTGGCCTCGGTGGCTGCGGGCCTGGGGGCCAGACGGGGGCGGGTGCCCGACGCCATCGGGATATCGCTGGGTGCCGCGGTCGCGGGTGACAGCGTCGTCAAGGTGGCGGCCTTCCTGGGGTGGCGTGAGGTCCCGCTGGCAGGGCTGGTCTCCTCGGCCACCGGGGTGGCCTGCACGGTCGCCAACGACGTGCGGGCCTTTGCCTGTGCCGAGGCCTGGTTCGGTGTCGGTCGCGGTGCCGACCCCTTTGCCCTGGTCACGCTTGGTGAGGGGATCGGCTGCGGCCTGGTGGTCGGCGGTGAGGTGGTCTCTGGCGCCCGTGGGGCGGCCGGGAGCGTGGGCCACCTGCCCCTGGCCGAGGACGGGCCGCGGTGCGAGATGGGGCACGCGGGCTGCGTCAGGGCGCTGGCCTCCACGGCTGGTATCACCGCCTCGGTGGCGCGCAGGCTCGGCCGTGCTGTCACCATGGAGGAGGTGATGGAGCCCGGGCTGCGTAGCCACCCGGAGGTCCGTGAGGTCCTGCACCAGGCCTCCCGCGCCGCAGGCCGTCTGGTGGGGACCCTGGTCGCTTTTGCCGACCCTGCTCTCACGGTGGTGTCGGGGGAGGGAGTCGCGGTGCTCCAGGCCCACCGGGACGTCTTTGAGGCGGAGGTTGCCCGGCTGCGGCACTGGTCGGCCTCCCCGGCGGCGGTGCAGCTGCGGCCCTTTGAGTTCGAGGAGTGGGCGCGGGGAGCGGCCGCGCTGGCCGTGGACCGGTGGGCCGACCTGGCAGGTGCCCGGTGA